A genomic region of Lytechinus pictus isolate F3 Inbred chromosome 2, Lp3.0, whole genome shotgun sequence contains the following coding sequences:
- the LOC129254577 gene encoding ADP-ribose pyrophosphatase, mitochondrial-like isoform X2, producing the protein MKTRRDTRAMAKKRQQPKEAASRKQPVKVTKPLTKDMVVAAITALKDSNGSSAQSIKNYIKTIYGDVSKSSSLGLILKAASREGKIELVVAKGGLLNYKLAEKSKKTLRARRAPKKEPKATSGKTAPAKKPVKDPKRPDRKITKKDITKVSKGFTTLKATESKKASTKKTVPKKKGARKPSKTATRKKEAKNASSDNEKNLFSSFVLCGHYFHLPKLRPGGSSTPATMMHTKARQAIYPNSTVGRLAVPDDKVPWKVEWPEYNPVRYTAANVKAAPVWADPDIMQKDGPSLKFNCTDGKVNRRSYIGNYECTEGVPRNPCGRTGMMERGLLGKWGPNHAADPIVTRWKRDPLGKKVLHPTSGKPILQFISIRRKDSGEWAIPGGMVDAGEKVSQTLKREFGEEAMNSLALEDKDCKAVEKAVANLFKHGVEVYRGYVDDPRNTDNAWMETMAVNFHDDQGNSVAKFSLHAGDDAAAVQWHDVGSDMKLYASHSSFIEMVTKRIGAHW; encoded by the exons ATGAAGACTAGACGCGATACTCGAGCCATGGCTAAGAAGAGACAGCAACCAAAGGAAGCGGCATCTAGGAAGCAGCCTGTCAAGGTCACCAAACCCCTGACCAAGGACATGGTGGTAGCTGCTATTACTGCCCTCAAAGACAGCAATGGTTCCTCCGCTCAATCAATAAAGAACTACATCAAAACAATATATGGTGACGTCAGCAAATCATCTTCCCTTGGCCTTATCCTGAAGGCGGCTTCTCGAGAGGGCAAAATTGAGCTTGTTGTAGCAAAGGGTGGACTCTTGAACTACAAACTTGCTGAGAAAAGCAAAAAGACCTTGAGAGCCAGAAGAGCTCCGAAGAAGGAACCTAAGGCTACCAGTGGCAAGACAGCTCCTGCTAAGAAACCAGTTAAGGATCCCAAGAGACCTGACAGGAAAATTACCAAGAAGGATATCACAAAGGTTTCTAAAGGATTCACAACCTTGAAGGCAACAGAGTCCAAGAAGGCTTCTACCAAGAAAACAGTGCCAAAAAAGAAAGGTGCAAGAAAGCCGTCGAAAACAGCTACCAGGAAAAAAGAAGCCAAGAATGCGTCTTCTGACAACGAGAAGAA CCTCTTCTCATCATTCGTCCTCTGCGGACATTACTTCCACCTTCCCAAGCTGCGACCGGGCGGGTCTTCGACACCTGCCACCATGATGCACACCAAGGCGAGGCAAGCCATCTATCCTAACTCAACGGTGGGAAGGTTAGCGGTACCAGATGATAAGGTTCCATGGAAGGTTGAATGGCCAGAGTACAACCCTGTTAGATACACAGCAGCTAACGTCAAAGCCGCTCCTGTCTGGGCAGACCCTGATATCAT GCAAAAGGATGGTCCATCATTAAAGTTTAACTGCACTGATGGAAAGGTGAATCGCCGTAGCTATATAGGAAATTATGAGTGTACCGAAGGAGTACCACG GAATCCATGTGGAAGAACAGGGATGATGGAGAGGGGTTTATTAGGTAAATGGGGACCAAACCATGCAGCTGATCCTATAGTAACCAG GTGGAAAAGAGATCCTTTAGGAAAGAAAGTACTGCACCCTACCTCAGGCAAACCCATTCTTCAATTCATCTCAATTAGGAGGAAAGACTCGGGAGAGTGGGCCATTCCAGGG GGGATGGTAGATGCTGGAGAGAAAGTCTCGCAAACCTTGAAAAGAGAGTTTGGTGAAGAAGCCATGAACTCATTAGCACTGGAAGATAAGGATTGCAAAGCTGTAGAGAAAGCTGTAGCAAATCTCTTCAAACATGGTGTCGAG GTATATCGAGGCTACGTCGATGACCCAAGAAACACAGACAATGCCTGGATGGAAACAATGGCTGTCAATTTCCATGACGATCAGGGAAACAGTGTTGCCAAGTTCTCACTTCACGCCGGCGACGATGCTGCTGCCGTTCAATGGCACGATGTGGGATCGGACATGAAACTCTACGCTAGTCATTCCTCATTCATTGAAATGGTTACGAAGAGAATAGGGGCCCACTGGTAA
- the LOC129254577 gene encoding ADP-ribose pyrophosphatase, mitochondrial-like isoform X1 has translation MSYPDYMKTRRDTRAMAKKRQQPKEAASRKQPVKVTKPLTKDMVVAAITALKDSNGSSAQSIKNYIKTIYGDVSKSSSLGLILKAASREGKIELVVAKGGLLNYKLAEKSKKTLRARRAPKKEPKATSGKTAPAKKPVKDPKRPDRKITKKDITKVSKGFTTLKATESKKASTKKTVPKKKGARKPSKTATRKKEAKNASSDNEKNLFSSFVLCGHYFHLPKLRPGGSSTPATMMHTKARQAIYPNSTVGRLAVPDDKVPWKVEWPEYNPVRYTAANVKAAPVWADPDIMQKDGPSLKFNCTDGKVNRRSYIGNYECTEGVPRNPCGRTGMMERGLLGKWGPNHAADPIVTRWKRDPLGKKVLHPTSGKPILQFISIRRKDSGEWAIPGGMVDAGEKVSQTLKREFGEEAMNSLALEDKDCKAVEKAVANLFKHGVEVYRGYVDDPRNTDNAWMETMAVNFHDDQGNSVAKFSLHAGDDAAAVQWHDVGSDMKLYASHSSFIEMVTKRIGAHW, from the exons ATG TCATATCCAGACTACATGAAGACTAGACGCGATACTCGAGCCATGGCTAAGAAGAGACAGCAACCAAAGGAAGCGGCATCTAGGAAGCAGCCTGTCAAGGTCACCAAACCCCTGACCAAGGACATGGTGGTAGCTGCTATTACTGCCCTCAAAGACAGCAATGGTTCCTCCGCTCAATCAATAAAGAACTACATCAAAACAATATATGGTGACGTCAGCAAATCATCTTCCCTTGGCCTTATCCTGAAGGCGGCTTCTCGAGAGGGCAAAATTGAGCTTGTTGTAGCAAAGGGTGGACTCTTGAACTACAAACTTGCTGAGAAAAGCAAAAAGACCTTGAGAGCCAGAAGAGCTCCGAAGAAGGAACCTAAGGCTACCAGTGGCAAGACAGCTCCTGCTAAGAAACCAGTTAAGGATCCCAAGAGACCTGACAGGAAAATTACCAAGAAGGATATCACAAAGGTTTCTAAAGGATTCACAACCTTGAAGGCAACAGAGTCCAAGAAGGCTTCTACCAAGAAAACAGTGCCAAAAAAGAAAGGTGCAAGAAAGCCGTCGAAAACAGCTACCAGGAAAAAAGAAGCCAAGAATGCGTCTTCTGACAACGAGAAGAA CCTCTTCTCATCATTCGTCCTCTGCGGACATTACTTCCACCTTCCCAAGCTGCGACCGGGCGGGTCTTCGACACCTGCCACCATGATGCACACCAAGGCGAGGCAAGCCATCTATCCTAACTCAACGGTGGGAAGGTTAGCGGTACCAGATGATAAGGTTCCATGGAAGGTTGAATGGCCAGAGTACAACCCTGTTAGATACACAGCAGCTAACGTCAAAGCCGCTCCTGTCTGGGCAGACCCTGATATCAT GCAAAAGGATGGTCCATCATTAAAGTTTAACTGCACTGATGGAAAGGTGAATCGCCGTAGCTATATAGGAAATTATGAGTGTACCGAAGGAGTACCACG GAATCCATGTGGAAGAACAGGGATGATGGAGAGGGGTTTATTAGGTAAATGGGGACCAAACCATGCAGCTGATCCTATAGTAACCAG GTGGAAAAGAGATCCTTTAGGAAAGAAAGTACTGCACCCTACCTCAGGCAAACCCATTCTTCAATTCATCTCAATTAGGAGGAAAGACTCGGGAGAGTGGGCCATTCCAGGG GGGATGGTAGATGCTGGAGAGAAAGTCTCGCAAACCTTGAAAAGAGAGTTTGGTGAAGAAGCCATGAACTCATTAGCACTGGAAGATAAGGATTGCAAAGCTGTAGAGAAAGCTGTAGCAAATCTCTTCAAACATGGTGTCGAG GTATATCGAGGCTACGTCGATGACCCAAGAAACACAGACAATGCCTGGATGGAAACAATGGCTGTCAATTTCCATGACGATCAGGGAAACAGTGTTGCCAAGTTCTCACTTCACGCCGGCGACGATGCTGCTGCCGTTCAATGGCACGATGTGGGATCGGACATGAAACTCTACGCTAGTCATTCCTCATTCATTGAAATGGTTACGAAGAGAATAGGGGCCCACTGGTAA